The Sinorhizobium sp. B11 genomic interval ACATAAACCATGGTGGCGCCGAGCCGCTTGTGGAGACGGCTGATCTCGCCGCGTGTCTGAACGCGAAGTGCAGCATCCAGATTGGACAGCGGTTCATCGAACAGGAAGAGCTTGGGGTTTCTGACGATCGCGCGACCGATCGCCACGCGTTGCCGCTGGCCGCCAGAGAGCTGTTTCGGGCGTCGGTCGAGGAGCGGCTCGATGGCGAGCATTCTTGCCGCCTCCGTCACACGCCGATCGATTTCGGCCCGGCTCATCGTGAGGTTTTCGAGGCCGAAGGACAGATTCTTGGCAACGGTCATATGGGGATACAATGCATAGGACTGGAACACCATCGCGATCCCGCGATCCCCCGGCGGCGATGCCGTCACGTCGTCGTCGCCGATAATGATCTTCCCGCCGCTCACGCTTTCCAGGCCGGCGATCAAACGAAGCAATGTGGACTTGCCGCATCCTGAAGGGCCGACCAGAACGACGAATTCGCCCTCGTCCACATCGAGATCGACACCATGGAGAATCGAATGATGGCCGAAGCTCTTCCTGACATCGTTCAACTTCAGACCGGCCATGAATCCATTCCTTTTGATGTTCCTTCCGAAGGCAGCCGCGAGCACACCGGCAGTCGGATATCCTCCCTCATGTTCCCTACAGTCTGCGTGGAACTAATTAGTTCGTCAAGATGACGAACGTAATTTTCTGTTGCAGCGATGGTGGGTTTTCTCCGCCTGCAGGCGGGATTTTCAATAAATTGATCTCATCAGAGCTCGCGCCGGCGCGGGTTTCCAGCGGGGTCCCTCTCGGATATCCGACGCTACAATATCACCTTGATCGGTGGTGGAACCCTCATTTTTGCCCACCACGTCGGTGCCGCCAGCGTTGTCGCGTTGAACAAATCTACGTGACAATCAAAGCGGCGGCGGCGGCAAGCGCCGCTGCTCCGGCAGCGTCTGGGGAGAGAAAAGCAGGTTGTGAACGTGGTTCAGCCCGATTGCGAGGGCCCCAACCAGCGTTGCCCGCCTGCCAAGAACACTTGCCTCGACATCGATGGCACGACGGCTCGCCTTGACAATCCCGCGCCGGACGCCTTCGGCAATGAGAGGATGGCGGCCGATGCTGCCACCGAGAACGACGATCTTCGGATCGACGATCGCATTGACCGAGACGACAAGCAGCGCAGCAATGTCCGAGACTTTCCCGATCACTTCGACCGCGACAGGATCGTTCTCTTCGGCAAGGGCCAGGATGTCCCGGACGGAGGTATCCTTCTTGCCCCCGGAACGCTCGTAGAGCTCGCTGATTCCCCGAGCCGCTATCGCGCATTCCAGCGCGCCTCGTTCAAGGCTGTCCTTCGTATAGGGATCGGCGCCAAACGGCATATAGGAAATCTCGCCACCCGCTCCGTTCGCGCCGCGCATCAGTTTGCCGTCCTGAAGCACGCCAAGCCCGATGCCGGTCCCGAGCGAAATGAAGGCCACAGTATCGATTGCGGTCGCGCATCCCTGCCAGGACTCGCCGATGACGGCGGCGTTGACGTCGTTTTCCAGGACAACGGGACAGCCAAGCCTCTCGCTGAGCGTCCTGCCAATATCGATATCGGTGATATCGGTGAGGTTCGGCGCCATCGAGAGCGCACCCGTCGCGGGATCGACGACCCCCGGCGTTGCTATCGCCGCCACGAGGACGAAGTCCCTGGCAATGCCCATCTTTGCAAGCATGTCGGACAGCATCGCCTCCACCTGGTCAATCAGATGATAGCCGCCGCGACGGTCGGATGGATATTCGATTTCGCCGACAACACTCCCGACGATATTGCCGAGCACGATGCGTGTCGTCGTCGCGCCCATGTCGATACCGACAGCATAGCCGGCATCACCATTGACCTCATAGGTGATGGCTGTGCGGCCAATGCGCCCGCTCGTGACACCCTTTTCTCGAACCCAACCAGCTTCCTCCAGCGCCCTGATGACCTCGGACATCGTCTGCTTTGAAAGGCCGGTGATCTTTGAAAGTTCGGCTCGCGACGTGGGTCCGGCATGGAGCAGCACGTCCATAACCGCGCGCACGGAAATCTGTCGCAGCACGGGCGGCGCGTTTTCGGTCAATACCATCGTCTAGCTACCCCGCCAGATCCGTCTTCATCGTTGTATCGGTGTTCTGCTTTTTCCATGAA includes:
- a CDS encoding ROK family transcriptional regulator; this encodes MVLTENAPPVLRQISVRAVMDVLLHAGPTSRAELSKITGLSKQTMSEVIRALEEAGWVREKGVTSGRIGRTAITYEVNGDAGYAVGIDMGATTTRIVLGNIVGSVVGEIEYPSDRRGGYHLIDQVEAMLSDMLAKMGIARDFVLVAAIATPGVVDPATGALSMAPNLTDITDIDIGRTLSERLGCPVVLENDVNAAVIGESWQGCATAIDTVAFISLGTGIGLGVLQDGKLMRGANGAGGEISYMPFGADPYTKDSLERGALECAIAARGISELYERSGGKKDTSVRDILALAEENDPVAVEVIGKVSDIAALLVVSVNAIVDPKIVVLGGSIGRHPLIAEGVRRGIVKASRRAIDVEASVLGRRATLVGALAIGLNHVHNLLFSPQTLPEQRRLPPPPL